From Phragmites australis chromosome 5, lpPhrAust1.1, whole genome shotgun sequence, a single genomic window includes:
- the LOC133917630 gene encoding uncharacterized protein LOC133917630, with protein MAGTVCSMCGDVGFPDKLFRCARCRRRSQHSYCTNYYGNAAPAEAGAGVCDWCLSDDVGGKKRQFSSASGCSKQQQQQQAAEGRSEQQPFLTNGCGKGAGKVTGGEQEGGRRVRRYKLLKDVMC; from the exons ATGGCCGGCACCGTGTGCTCCATGTGCGGGGACGTCGGCTTCCCGGACAAACTCTTCCGCTGtgcccgctgccgccgccgctcccagCACTC CTACTGCACGAACTACTACGGCAACGCGGCCCCTGCGGAGGCTGGCGCCGGCGTCTGCGACTGGTGCCTCAGCGACGACGTGGGAGGGAAGAAGAGGCAGTTCTCTTCGGCGTCGGGATgcagcaagcagcagcagcagcagcaggcggcAGAAGGCAGGAGCGAGCAGCAGCCGTTCCTCACCAACGGATGCGGCAAGGGTGCCGGCAAGGTCACCGGCGGCGAGCAGGAAGGAGGCCGGAGAGTCCGCAGGTACAAGCTCCTCAAGGACGTGATGTGCTAG
- the LOC133919453 gene encoding protein NUCLEAR FUSION DEFECTIVE 6, mitochondrial-like isoform X3, whose protein sequence is MASTCFRAAARVASAASRSVAAARSVPTGRTAARRAPCFSRLPVELGCCAGMSLLPLHSAVAAARLTSRLSTASRSCSALSQDENDGT, encoded by the exons ATGGCATCGACCTGcttccgcgccgccgcccgcgtgGCCTCCGCCGCCAGCCGCTCGGTGGCCGCCGCTCGCTCTGTCCCCACCGGCCGCaccgccgcccgccgcgcccCGTGTTTCTCCAG GTTGCCGGTGGAGCTCGGGTGCTGCGCTGGAATGTCGCTGCTGCCGCTGCACagcgcggtggcggcggcgaggctgACGTCGCGGCTGAGCACAGCATCCCGGAGCTGCAGCGCTCTCTCTCAGG ATGAAAATGATGGTACGTGA
- the LOC133919453 gene encoding protein NONRESPONDING TO OXYLIPINS 2, mitochondrial-like isoform X1 — protein sequence MASTCFRAAARVASAASRSVAAARSVPTGRTAARRAPCFSRLPVELGCCAGMSLLPLHSAVAAARLTSRLSTASRSCSALSQGILCRTYPGL from the exons ATGGCATCGACCTGcttccgcgccgccgcccgcgtgGCCTCCGCCGCCAGCCGCTCGGTGGCCGCCGCTCGCTCTGTCCCCACCGGCCGCaccgccgcccgccgcgcccCGTGTTTCTCCAG GTTGCCGGTGGAGCTCGGGTGCTGCGCTGGAATGTCGCTGCTGCCGCTGCACagcgcggtggcggcggcgaggctgACGTCGCGGCTGAGCACAGCATCCCGGAGCTGCAGCGCTCTCTCTCAGGGTATCCTCTGTCGCACCTATCCCGGGCTTTAA
- the LOC133919453 gene encoding protein NUCLEAR FUSION DEFECTIVE 6, mitochondrial-like isoform X2 → MASTCFRAAARVASAASRSVAAARSVPTGRTAARRAPCFSRLPVELGCCAGMSLLPLHSAVAAARLTSRLSTASRSCSALSQEMGQSVRR, encoded by the exons ATGGCATCGACCTGcttccgcgccgccgcccgcgtgGCCTCCGCCGCCAGCCGCTCGGTGGCCGCCGCTCGCTCTGTCCCCACCGGCCGCaccgccgcccgccgcgcccCGTGTTTCTCCAG GTTGCCGGTGGAGCTCGGGTGCTGCGCTGGAATGTCGCTGCTGCCGCTGCACagcgcggtggcggcggcgaggctgACGTCGCGGCTGAGCACAGCATCCCGGAGCTGCAGCGCTCTCTCTCAGG AGATGGGTCAGTCTGTTCGAAGGTGA
- the LOC133919453 gene encoding protein NUCLEAR FUSION DEFECTIVE 6, mitochondrial-like isoform X4, whose protein sequence is MASTCFRAAARVASAASRSVAAARSVPTGRTAARRAPCFSRLPVELGCCAGMSLLPLHSAVAAARLTSRLSTASRSCSALSQGT, encoded by the exons ATGGCATCGACCTGcttccgcgccgccgcccgcgtgGCCTCCGCCGCCAGCCGCTCGGTGGCCGCCGCTCGCTCTGTCCCCACCGGCCGCaccgccgcccgccgcgcccCGTGTTTCTCCAG GTTGCCGGTGGAGCTCGGGTGCTGCGCTGGAATGTCGCTGCTGCCGCTGCACagcgcggtggcggcggcgaggctgACGTCGCGGCTGAGCACAGCATCCCGGAGCTGCAGCGCTCTCTCTCAGG GCACATGA
- the LOC133919455 gene encoding remorin 4.2-like gives MAAGPVPDGVSSCGSTNMRRADQFPPLLFPLPCIGEPAAASRVSPGSSPAHSEASGGAACYAADAEPEPDASAGRSTQMLLAMAAMGGRGGHYGRRPVSSYGSCAAWSAGSLTHHRPASPSPICSPVSSRGGGGDREPHGGDDASSFVTPRLEEEQGRLPTRADFMKPSATPRNIRLQTPRHPSLLDRRVEGTNEVPPRFIHRATPASLMRRARSSHNYHQRMGAIDAINEWRLPKVSEEEDEAGDQKDWQTDTVSSRISSARDWNFESDGAFEGSNHSGSAFDHSDGENCPVAVQRMERRLPSSVLKPQGNFVHAKLVAWKDAQVAKLIEKLKRKEADIDDWQKNKIAKARQKMRQTEVKLEKKRAQAGEKMQKAIKHAQRKADKKKVKEQAATANQIAGVERALVKMSRTGKLPWSLAFL, from the exons ATGGCCGCCGGCCCCGTCCCGGACGGCGTCTCCTCCTGCGGCAGCACCAACATGCGCCGCGCCGACCAGTTCCCCCCGCTCCTGTTCCCGCTCCCCTGCATCGGcgagcccgccgccgcctcccgcgtcTCGCCGGGATCCTCCCCGGCCCACTCCGAGGCCTCCGGGGGCGCCGCGTGCTACGCCGCAGACGCCGAGCCGGAGCCCGACGCCTCCGCGGGGAGGAGCACGCAGATGCTGCTCGCGATGGCCGCCATGGGAGGACGCGGTGGGCACTACGGCCGCCGCCCGGTCTCGTCATACGGCAGCTGCGCCGCGTGGAGCGCCGGGTCGCTCACCCACCACCGCCCGGCCTCTCCGTCCCCGATTTGCAGCCCAGTAAgcagccgcggcggcggtggcgaccgCGAGCCCCACGGCGGTGATGACGCCTCCTCGTTCGTCACGCCACGGCTG gaagaagagcaaggGAGGCTGCCAACCAGAGCAGATTTCATGAAGCCTTCTGCTACACCGCGAAACATCAGACTACAGACACCCAGGCACCCTTCGCTGCTGGATAGGAGAG TTGAGGGAACCAATGAAGTGCCTCCAAGATTCATCCACAGAGCAACGCCTGCTAGCTTGATGCGCCGAGCTCGCTCCTCACATAATTACCATCAACGCATGGGGGCAATAGATGCTATCAATGAATGGAGATTGCCCAAAGTCagtgaagaggaagatgaggcaGGGGATCAGAAGGACTGGCAGACTGATACCGTATCATCTCGTATATCCTCAG CTCGTGATTGGAACTTTGAGTCTGATGGTGCCTTTGAGGGTAGCAATCATAGTGGTAGTGCATTTGACCATTCAGATGGTGAGAATTGTCCAGTTGCAGTGCAAAGGATGGAAAGACGGCTCCCGAGCTCTGTGTTAAAACCTCAAGGCAATTTTGTCCATGCCAAATTGGTTGCCTGGAAAGATGCACAGGTTGCGAAGCTCATTGAAAA gctgaaaaggaaagaagCTGATATTGATGATTGGCAGAAGAATAAGATTGCAAAGGCCAGGCAGAAAATGAGACAAACTGAG GTGAagttggagaagaagagagcGCAAGCAGGAGAGAAGATGCAAAAGGCGATAAAACATGCACAAAGGAAAGCTGATAAGAAGAAAGTCAAGGAGCAGGCAGCCACTGCCAATCAGATAGCTGGTGTTGAGAGAGCATTGGTGAAGATGTCAAGGACAGGAAAGCTCCCCTGGTCACTGGCTTTTCTGTGA
- the LOC133919454 gene encoding F-box protein At5g51370-like isoform X1, with product MPEPDLHCLGGRGLGLHHHQRQQLKGWPDLWLVGDKPSPRARSAAMAPASPPPPPNQTLALSDGLLLRALACLPEPHLTGAASLVCRRWMRLAGRLRRRLAVRDWAFVTHRLPYRFPDLADLELFPASIAAPTALPHTSPLLTCGEVSLTLDPSADPPLGACRFLDDDVLDRGLTAVAASFPNLRRLSATAAAESGGLMAIACGCPTLQELELHRCTDLALRPVSAFAHLQILRIVAASPALYGTGEDGGVTDIGLTILAHGCKRLVKLELLGCEGSYDGIAAVGRCCAMLEELTIADHRMDGGWLAALAFCGNLKTLRLQGCSRIDDDPGPAEHLGACLTLESLQLKRCQLRDHRGLRALFLVCEGAREIQVQNCWGLEDDMFALAGLCRRVKFLSLEGCSLLTTRCLESVITLWSDLQSLEVVSCSKIKDEEISPALSELFSNLKELKWRPDNKSLLAASLVGTRMGKKGRVFFKRKILPAHQRIKGKMLNHSTGAAA from the exons ATGCCTGAGCCCGACCTACACTGCCTCGGCGGCCGCGGCCTCGGCTTGCACCACCACCAGCGCCAGCAACTCAAGGGCTGGCCGGACCTGTGGCTCGTGGGGGACAAGCCTAGCCCCCGCGCGCGCTCGGCCGCGATGGCGCccgcttcgccgccgccgccgcccaaccAAACCCTAGCGCTCTCGGACGGGCTCCTCCTCCGCGCCCTCGCCTGCCTCCCGGAGCCCCACCTCACGGGCGCCGCGTCGCTGGTCTGCAGGCGGTGGATGCGCCTCGCGGGGCGCCTGCGCCGCCGGCTCGCCGTGCGGGACTGGGCGTTCGTCACGCATCGCCTCCCGTACCGCTTCCCCGACCTCGCGGACCTCGAACTGTTCCCGGCCTCAATCGCCGCCCCGACCGCGCTGCCCCACACCTCCCCTCTCCTCACCTGCGGCGAGGTGTCGCTAACCCTAGACCCCAGCGCGGACCCGCCACTCGGCGCCTGCCGGTTCCTTGACGACGACGTGCTCGACCGGGGACTCACGGCCGTCGCCGCCAGCTTCCCCAACCTCCGTCGCCTctcggccaccgccgccgccgagtcCGGCGGGCTGATGGCTATCGCCTGTGGCTGCCCGACGTTGCAAGAGCTAGAGCTCCACCGGTGCACCGACCTCGCCCTCCGCCCGGTCTCCGCCTTCGCTCACCTCCAGATCCTCCGCATTGTTGCCGCGTCCCCCGCGCTCTACGGCACCGGCGAGGACGGCGGTGTCACCGACATCGGCCTCACCATCCTCGCGCATGGCTGCAAGCGGTTGGTGAAGCTGGAGCTTCTTGGTTGCGAGGGGAGCTACGATGGCATCGCGGCTGTGGGGCGCTGCTGTGCCATGCTTGAGGAGCTCACCATCGCTGACCACAGGATGGACGGTGGGTGGCTTGCGGCGCTCGCTTTCTGTGGGAACCTCAAGACCCTGCGGCTGCAGGGGTGCAGCAGGATTGACGATGATCCTGGCCCGGCAGAACATCTTGGTGCTTGCCTCACGCTCGAGAGCCTTCAGCTGAAGCGGTGCCAGCTGCGTGACCATCGCGGCCTCCGCGCCCTCTTTTTGGTCTGTGAGGGTGCCCGTGAGATACAGGTCCAGAATTGCTGGGGCCTAGAAGATGACATGTTTGCCTTGGCTGGCCTATGCAG GAGAGTAAAATTCCTGTCCTTAGAAGGGTGCTCACTATTAACAACTCGATGTCTAGAATCAGTGATCACCTTATGGAGTGATCTGCAGAGCCTAGAAGTAGTCTCCTGCAGCAAAATAAAGGATGAGGAAATCAGCCCTGCCCTTTCAGAACTTTTCTCCAATCTCAAAGAGCTGAAGTGGAGGCCTGACAACAAGTCACTCCTTGCTGCGAGCCTTGTAGGAAccagaatgggaaagaaggGCAGGGTATTTTTCAAAAGG AAGATCTTACCGGCACACCAACGGATCAAAGGGAAGATGCTGAACCATTCAACAGGTGCTGCTGCTTAG
- the LOC133919454 gene encoding F-box protein At5g51370-like isoform X2 codes for MPEPDLHCLGGRGLGLHHHQRQQLKGWPDLWLVGDKPSPRARSAAMAPASPPPPPNQTLALSDGLLLRALACLPEPHLTGAASLVCRRWMRLAGRLRRRLAVRDWAFVTHRLPYRFPDLADLELFPASIAAPTALPHTSPLLTCGEVSLTLDPSADPPLGACRFLDDDVLDRGLTAVAASFPNLRRLSATAAAESGGLMAIACGCPTLQELELHRCTDLALRPVSAFAHLQILRIVAASPALYGTGEDGGVTDIGLTILAHGCKRLVKLELLGCEGSYDGIAAVGRCCAMLEELTIADHRMDGGWLAALAFCGNLKTLRLQGCSRIDDDPGPAEHLGACLTLESLQLKRCQLRDHRGLRALFLVCEGAREIQVQNCWGLEDDMFALAGLCRRVKFLSLEGCSLLTTRCLESVITLWSDLQSLEVVSCSKIKDEEISPALSELFSNLKELKWRPDNKSLLAASLVGTRMGKKGRVFFKRILPAHQRIKGKMLNHSTGAAA; via the exons ATGCCTGAGCCCGACCTACACTGCCTCGGCGGCCGCGGCCTCGGCTTGCACCACCACCAGCGCCAGCAACTCAAGGGCTGGCCGGACCTGTGGCTCGTGGGGGACAAGCCTAGCCCCCGCGCGCGCTCGGCCGCGATGGCGCccgcttcgccgccgccgccgcccaaccAAACCCTAGCGCTCTCGGACGGGCTCCTCCTCCGCGCCCTCGCCTGCCTCCCGGAGCCCCACCTCACGGGCGCCGCGTCGCTGGTCTGCAGGCGGTGGATGCGCCTCGCGGGGCGCCTGCGCCGCCGGCTCGCCGTGCGGGACTGGGCGTTCGTCACGCATCGCCTCCCGTACCGCTTCCCCGACCTCGCGGACCTCGAACTGTTCCCGGCCTCAATCGCCGCCCCGACCGCGCTGCCCCACACCTCCCCTCTCCTCACCTGCGGCGAGGTGTCGCTAACCCTAGACCCCAGCGCGGACCCGCCACTCGGCGCCTGCCGGTTCCTTGACGACGACGTGCTCGACCGGGGACTCACGGCCGTCGCCGCCAGCTTCCCCAACCTCCGTCGCCTctcggccaccgccgccgccgagtcCGGCGGGCTGATGGCTATCGCCTGTGGCTGCCCGACGTTGCAAGAGCTAGAGCTCCACCGGTGCACCGACCTCGCCCTCCGCCCGGTCTCCGCCTTCGCTCACCTCCAGATCCTCCGCATTGTTGCCGCGTCCCCCGCGCTCTACGGCACCGGCGAGGACGGCGGTGTCACCGACATCGGCCTCACCATCCTCGCGCATGGCTGCAAGCGGTTGGTGAAGCTGGAGCTTCTTGGTTGCGAGGGGAGCTACGATGGCATCGCGGCTGTGGGGCGCTGCTGTGCCATGCTTGAGGAGCTCACCATCGCTGACCACAGGATGGACGGTGGGTGGCTTGCGGCGCTCGCTTTCTGTGGGAACCTCAAGACCCTGCGGCTGCAGGGGTGCAGCAGGATTGACGATGATCCTGGCCCGGCAGAACATCTTGGTGCTTGCCTCACGCTCGAGAGCCTTCAGCTGAAGCGGTGCCAGCTGCGTGACCATCGCGGCCTCCGCGCCCTCTTTTTGGTCTGTGAGGGTGCCCGTGAGATACAGGTCCAGAATTGCTGGGGCCTAGAAGATGACATGTTTGCCTTGGCTGGCCTATGCAG GAGAGTAAAATTCCTGTCCTTAGAAGGGTGCTCACTATTAACAACTCGATGTCTAGAATCAGTGATCACCTTATGGAGTGATCTGCAGAGCCTAGAAGTAGTCTCCTGCAGCAAAATAAAGGATGAGGAAATCAGCCCTGCCCTTTCAGAACTTTTCTCCAATCTCAAAGAGCTGAAGTGGAGGCCTGACAACAAGTCACTCCTTGCTGCGAGCCTTGTAGGAAccagaatgggaaagaaggGCAGGGTATTTTTCAAAAGG ATCTTACCGGCACACCAACGGATCAAAGGGAAGATGCTGAACCATTCAACAGGTGCTGCTGCTTAG